A window of Erpetoichthys calabaricus chromosome 12, fErpCal1.3, whole genome shotgun sequence contains these coding sequences:
- the LOC114663001 gene encoding zinc finger protein OZF-like — protein MAQRPICLKEETITPESFTFKEEVHEQGLLCLKEEASDIKVCHNVKPEVGSSGDYATCDSPVGSLRFSCQVIKAEGKCEDAHVEKNEIEGQKVSGLKTPWWMTEDIRKFKKKPNPLKDQPHQKRRKLYNCLECGKGFDALSIFKIHVIAHTGVKPYSCAECGRSYSHQSALKNHQRIHTGEKPHSCSECGQSFREKSRLKIHKRIHTGEKPYSCAKCEKSFTYQSGLLAHQRTHGDGKTHICTECGKSFSHKFKLKAHNQIHTGQKPHVCGDCGKSFHYPSGLRVHQSIHTGEKPHTCTACGKSFVQPSALATHQRIHTGEKPYSCAECGKSYRYAICLTIHQRSHTGEKPHVCKECGKRFIHTINLKVHLRTHTGEKPYGCLECGKRFTQPSSLKSHQKIHMGEKPHTCTECGISFNHLKNLKSHQKIHSLSRPNTQGKHKRTAIRPVRTNK, from the coding sequence ATGGCTCAGAGACCAATTTGCTTAAAAGAGGAGACCATCACTCCAGAGTCCTTCACATTTAAAGAGGAGGTTCATGAGCAAGGGCTTCTGTGCCTAAAAGAAGAGGCCTCTGATATAAAGGTTTGTCACAATGTTAAACCAGAAGTGGGATCTTCAGGTGATTATGCCACATGTGACAGTCCAGTGGGGTCTCTGAGGTTCAGCTGCCAAGTAATCAAGGCAGAAGGTAAATGTGAAGATGCTCATGTagagaaaaatgaaattgaaggtcAAAAGGTTTCTGGGCTGAAGACACCATGGTGGATGACAGAGGATATAAGGAAATTCAAAAAGAAGCCAAATCCATTGAAAGACCAACCCCATCAGAAACGGAGAAAACTGTACAACTGTTTAGAATGTGGGAAAGGTTTTGATGCacttagtatttttaaaatacatgttaTTGCTCATACAGGGGTGAAGCCATACAGTTGTGCAGAGTGTGGAAGAAGTTACAGTCATCAGTCTGCCCTgaaaaaccaccagaggattcacACTGGGGAAAAGCCACACAGTTGCAGTGAATGTGGGCAAAGCTTCAGAGAGAAGAGCAGGCTTAAGATCCATAAACgcattcacactggagaaaaaccatatAGCTGTGCAAAGTGTGAGAAGAGCTTCACTTACCAGTCAGGCCTACTGGCTCATCAGAGGACTCACGGAGATGGGAAAACACACATTTGCACTGAATGTGGAAAAAGCTTCAGTCACAAATTCAAACTTAAGGCACACAATCAAATTCACACTGGACAGAAACCACATGTGTGTGGTGACTGTGGGAAAAGCTTCCATTATCCTTCTGGCCTTAGAGTTCATCAGAGCATTCATACCGGTGAGAAACCCCACACTTGTACTGCCTGTGGGAAAAGCTTTGTTCAGCCATCTGCCCTTGCGACCCAccagagaattcacactggagagaaaccatatagTTGTGCTGAGTGTGGGAAAAGCTATAGGTATGCCATCTGCCTCACGATACACCAGCGAAGCCACACTGGGGAGAAACCCCACGTTTGTAAAGAATGTGGGAAAAGATTCATTCACACAATCAATCTGAAGGTGCACTTGAGgactcacactggagaaaagccatatggttgtttggaatgtgggaaaAGATTTACTCAGCCATCTTCCCTTAAGTCACACCAGAAAATTCACATGGGAGAGAAACCACACACCTGCACAGAATGTGGGATTAGCTTTAATCATTTAAAGAATCTTAAGTCACACCAGAAAATTCATTCTCTTAGCAGGCCAAACACTCAAGGCAAACATAAGAGAACAGCAATACGACCAGTCAGGACTAATAAGTGA
- the LOC114663010 gene encoding zinc finger protein 501-like encodes MTPCGPQEVGSLLETFLEYGLVNSQEEYGNGLSLFVKEDMKERPVTFKEELSGQEGFPIKEEVHELRAPRIKEESSEIQISHSIKENEEFSAEHDAKCSQQKVLASSLEHMHPAVKEEFESGEECEDKEKIKGDLNACENVSSQKMPWWMTEDIRNFKKRPNKMKDQMSQRQAQLYSCAVCGKDSMFHSAFKAHQRAHIEEKPHMCGKCGKVFTRKDKLKAHQVIHTGEKPYRCAECGNSYRYHSGLKVHEMSHTGQKPHVCTECGKSFSHTFRLKVHKRIHSGKKPHVCTECGKSFNYPYDLRVHQNIHTGKKPHTCTECGRSFIHLCTLIAHKRVHTGERPYRCEECGKTFSYQSGYRFHQRTHTAKRPHICGECGKSFTQICALLSHQTLHTEEKKLQLC; translated from the coding sequence ATGACTCCTTGTGGGCCTCAGGAAGTGGGCTCCCTGTTAGAGACCTTTCTTGAATATGGACTTGTCAACAGTCAAGAGGAATATGGCAACGGCCTTTCTCTGTTTGTAAAGGAAGACATGAAGGAGAGACCAGTAACCTTTAAAGAGGAACTCAGTGGTCAAGAGGGATTCCCAATTAAAGAGGAGGTTCATGAACTGAGGGCTCCACGCATAAAAGAAGAGTCCTCTGAAATACAGATCAGTCACAGTATTAAAGAAAATGAGGAGTTTTCAGCTGAACATGATGCAAAGTGCAGCCAACAAAAGGTTTTGGCAAGTTCACTGGAGCATATGCACCCAGCAGTCAAAGAAGAATTTGAATCTGGAGAAGAATGTGAAGATAAAGAGAAAATTAAGGGGGACTTGAATGCATGTGAAAATGTATCAAGCCAGAAGATGCCATGGTGGATGACTGAGGatataagaaattttaaaaagcggccaaataaaatgaaagatcaaATGAGTCAGAGACAGGCACAACTGTACAGTTGTGCTGTATGTGGAAAGGACTCCATGTTTCATTCTGCTTTTAAAGCACACCAGAGGGCACACATAGAAGAGAAACCACACATGTGTGGCAAATGTGGGAAAGTCTTCACCCGTAAGGACAAACTGAAGGCACATCAGgtaattcacactggagagaaaccatacagGTGTGCAGAATGTGGGAACAGCTATAGGTACCATTCAGGTCTTAAAGTTCACGAGATGTCACATACAGGGCAGAAACCACATGTATGTACAGAATGTGGTAAGAGTTTTAGTCATACATTTAGGCTTAAAGTTCACAAGCGAATTCACAGTGGGAAGAAACCACATGTTTGTACAGAGTGTGGGAAAAGCTTCAATTATCCATACGACCTTAGGGTTCACCAGAATATTCACACCGGCAAGAAACCACATACTTGTACCGAATGTGGAAGAAGCTTTATTCACCTGTGTACTCTTATAGCACACAAGagagttcacacaggagagagGCCATACAGGTGTGAGGAATGCGGGAAGACCTTTAGCTATCAGTCTGGATACAGGTTTCACCAGAGAACACACACAGCAAAGAGGCCTCACATTTGTGGGGAATGTGGCAAAAGTTTCACTCAGATATGTGCGCTTCTGTCACACCAGACACTTCACACTGAAGAGAAAAAATTACAGCTGTGCTGA